A single window of Solanum dulcamara chromosome 5, daSolDulc1.2, whole genome shotgun sequence DNA harbors:
- the LOC129889592 gene encoding protein CYCLOPS-like: MEMEGRGYSDFYRNTSEELFIRTMMENSVGGVPAMEMLGFRNISHSLRTDSEELFKSWLKSAENNGSDSTPMAHRARQASRRISSELAGLSSQQNEGIQKRKMADTLQPQNTCIINESSSNLNQHSTRDVTDREMQASNLFLAKTWFHSSQPMTRSRSSELRRRYAAMQNSQSSLAREALHNIPGNAVHNFKEEVSDPTGYTDMSMCEITNQPNTFRSPSNSSSSTFDTQQVDGADNISFVVSMLKGTLERKKLTNYHTAREAIEENMLGCYGNQEVFCNSGMNQHSGNHISMNQGTYQDASVMEVTDTGILQTVQGSLDVVLESIMAPSNPIHMDMVSQEPSQSESSVAAPIISIGFDAYDGLSNASQALNVYEGSRNQVGYARSSENGSAAKDIRERIYDNVKDNQKTSQKEGLVRNGSLTSVQSAENGDPKKKRRVERSRKMAEAKERNLTPAIPSDMQSLMKRCENLEKEVRSLKLNLGFMNRKDSEQTTQIEELQKQNEDLVKEKERLLGEIERIISE, from the exons ATGGAAATGGAGGGAAGAGGATATTCAGATTTCTATAGAAACACAAGTGAAGAATTGTTCATAAGAACTATGATGGAGAACTCAGTAGGAGGAGTGCCTGCAATGGAGATGTTGGGTTTTAGAAACATCTCTCATTCTCTTCGAACCGATAGTGAGGAACTCTTCAAAAGCTGGCTCAAAAGTGCAGAG AATAATGGCAGTGATTCTACACCAATGGCTCATCGTGCTCGACAAGCATCAAGAAG GATCTCCAGTGAACTTGCTGGTCTATCTAGTCAGCAGAATGAGGGGATTCAGAAAAGAAAAATGGCTGATACTCTACAGCCACAGAATACATGTATTATCAATGAATCATCTAGCAACCTTAACCAACATTCAACCAG GGATGTGACAGATAGGGAAATGCAAGCTAGTAATCTGTTTTTAGCCAAG ACCTGGTTCCATAGTTCTCAGCCCATGACGAGAAGTCGTTCATCTGAGTTAAG GAGGAGGTATGCAGCCATGCAAAACTCACAATCTTCACTAGCTCGTGAAGCTTTACATAATATACCTGGAAATGCTGTTCATAACTTTAAAGAAGAAGTTTCTGATCCCACTGGGTACACCGACATGTCAATGTGTGAAATTACCAACCAACCCAATACTTTTAGGTCTCCATCAaattcatcttcatcaacttttgatactcagcaagtggatggTGCAgataatatttcttttgttgTAAGCATGCTAAAGGGTACCTTAGAGCGGAAGAAATTAACAAACTATCATACTGCTAGGGAAGCCATTGAGGAGAATATGTTGGGGTGTTATGGTAATCAAGAAGTCTTTTGTAACTCCGGTATGAATCAACATTCAGGGAATCATATTTCTATGAATCAAGGGACATATCAGGATGCATCTGTTATGGAAGTCACAGATACAGGGATTCTACAAACAGTTCAAGGGTCATTAGATGTCGTCTTAGAAAGTATCATGGCTCCCTCAAACCCAATCCATATGGACATGGTATCACAGGAACCTTCTCAAAGTGAATCTTCTGTTGCTGCACCAATAATTTCAATCGGTTTTGATGCATATGATGGCCTGAGCAATGCAAGTCAAGCTTTAAATGTGTATGAGGGCTCTAGAAATCAAGTTGGATATGCAAGGAGCTCTGAAAATGGTTCAGCTGCCAAGG ATATTAGAGAACGAATATATGATAACGTGAAGGACAACCAAAAG ACATCGCAGAAAGAAGGTTTAGTTCGAAATGGATCTTTGACATCAGTGCAATCAG CGGAAAATGGAGATCCTAAGAAGAAGAGAAGGGTGGAGCGGTCTCGGAA AATGGCAGAAGCCAAAGAGAGAAATTTAACACCAGCAATTCCTTCAGATATGCAATCCCTTATGAAACGCTGTGAGAATCTGGAGAAGGAAGTCCGTTCACTTAAACTTAATTTGGGGTTTATGAATAG AAAGGATTCTGAACAGACTACGCAAATTGAAGAGCTGCAGAAGCAGAATGAGGATTTGGTCAAGGAAAAAGAGCGCCTTCTTGGAGAAATTGAGAGGATCATTTCAGAATGA
- the LOC129889591 gene encoding ATP-dependent Clp protease proteolytic subunit 4, chloroplastic has translation MESLTLSTSLSLHCSSFNLRHGSLPKLSPTFSRHPSRKTPLTLKSSLTSHQPTSKTLSDSSIHNPNFEMGKAEKLSLLLSSAPQTPATAMRGAEGDAMGLLFRERIIFLGSNIDDFFADAIISQLLLLDAVDSTKDIRLFINCPGGSLSATMAIFDVVQLVRADVSTVALGISASTASIILAGGTKGKRYAMPNTRIMIHQPLGGASGQALDVEIQAREIMHNKDNVVKIFSNCTGRSYEQVEKDIDRDRYMSPIEAVEYGLIDGVIDRDSIIPLMPVPERVKSTLNYQEMIQDPQKFLNPDIPDDEIY, from the exons ATGGAGTCCCTCACTCTTTCTACTTCTCTATCTCTTCACTGTTCCTCCTTCAATCTCCGCCACGGCTCTCTTCCCAAGCTTTCACCCACTTTTTCACGACACCCATCTCGTAAAACCCCCTTAACTCTCAAATCTTCACTCACTTCCCACCAACCCACTTCCAAAACCCTTTCTGATTCTTCAATTCACAACCCCAATTTCGAAATGGGTAAGGCTGAAAAGTTGTCCTTGTTACTTTCCTCTGCTCCTCAGACCCCGGCGACGGCTATGCGTGGTGCGGAAGGCGACGCAATGGGGCTATTGTTTAGGGAGAGGATAATTTTCTTGGGTAGTAACATTGATGACTTCTTCGCTGATGCTATTATTAGCCAGTTGTTGTTGCTGGATGCTGTGGATTCGACTAAAGATATTAGGCTCTTTATTAATTGCCCTGGTGGCTCTCTCAG CGCAACAATGGCTATCTTTGACGTTGTGCAGTTGGTGAGGGCCGATGTATCCACAGTTGCACTTGGCATTTCAGCTTCCACAGCTTCAATAATCCTTGCTGGTGGCACCAAAGGAAAACGCTACGCAATGCCTAATACCCGAATTATGATACATCAACCACTTGGAGGTGCAAGCGGTCAAGCACTAGATGTAGAAATTCAAGCCCGAGAAATAATGCATAACAAGGATAATGTTGTCAAAATCTTTTCCAATTGCACTGGACGATCATATGAACAAGTTGAGAAAGATATTGATAGAGATCGTTACATGTCCCCTATTGAAGCTGTAGAATATGGGCTAATTGACGGTGTTATTGATAGAGACAGCATCATTCCACTTATGCCTGTTCCTGAAAGGGTTAAATCTACATTGAATTATCAAGAAATGATCCAAGACCCTCAAAAATTTTTGAACCCAGATATCCCTGATGATGAGATATATTAG